The genomic DNA gataATTTTAGGGGacaatttacttatttaacccttaaaattataagaataatatatacatacatcaatttggttaaaaaacaatatgttggtatttaggccccgtttggtttgagcttatgaaaaataagcttttgttttaatttataagctcCCACTAGCAAAAATCGTTTCTTcattaactgttttttttttaataaactaccttaaaaacttataaataatacataaaagcttatttatttgcataagctgttttatataattaagctctaaaataagttaatccaaacgaGCCCCTAATCTATAAATTATATGGCCATCATATATTTGACACCTTTTGGATAAAGGTGATCGTCACCTTTAATGTAGCACCTCATTGTTTATGAAAGATCGAAAGTAATGGCCAAATTATGCATACTCCCTCCGGTtaatattataagcaaaaaactatattttagatttatttaataattgatGTAATTGGTCTATATTTAATAATTgatatatcaaatatttaatgGTCAAGATTTAAAAACCcttaaatatatcataaaatatatattgaaggGATCCTCATCTTTGGTGCTTAACCCCCGACCATATCTAGGAATTTCCTCctatcaataaaaaatacattaaataattgaaaaatataacaaattgggattttatttctttctataAAAATGTATTTGGAAATCAACTTTCAGTCAAGTccgtttataaaaaataaaacataaatggaaaactacaacaaaataatagaaaataaaatcatttttatataaaaaaatggttaccaaataaacaatttgaaatcattgaataatttttctcagtaaacttaattaaaacaaaaaaaaattgaatttattttaataaattgaataaaaagtaTAAACTATTTATTTCTGACAACCCATTCAAGAAACTATTTAATAGAAATTTAATTACCAAATAGAATTTGATATAAATCTAATATTACATAAAGGTCGAACAATTAAATCACACTGATGTAATATTACACGAGTAGTTTACCACTCTATATCTGATTGTTAGATTGTAAGTGTATATTATATGGATTATCCATGcaaaattttatacaaatataaaatcatttgatattttattaagaCGCATTAAGCTTAGAGATgttcaataaaaatacataaatcgttaaatctctccaaaaaaacataaaccgATAATCTCtaagataaaaaaacataaaccgTTAAATCGTTAAATCTCttcaataaaaatgatttttctcttcaataaaaatgattttaaacatatgtaaaaaattacgtatataaaattaaattaaattacattTATATTAACCAAACTTATTTATGGAACAAATAGAAAAAGACGTGTTTAAGATATTTCcttaaaagtttaaataaatatttttgactGAAAAATCTTCTgactacataaaaaaatatattaaatgattacatacttttttttgaagaaattaaatgaTTACATACTTGAATTATATAGTATAAAACTTTTGTATAGTGTGTGTGCACAATATACACACAGACACCTCTTtcgagaaaaaaataaaaaataaaatatatatatatatatatatatatatataacagtTTCCCTGATTTTCCAGGTATATGGGTTAGATTTGTTTCCACGCACAAAACCAAAATCTagaaacacaaaaaagaaaatggactTTAGCTCCTCAATTATCTCACTCCTCCTACATTTTCTTCTCATTAGTTCTTTGGTTTGTCCAATTAATTCTTCAGAAACTATTCAACAGATCAACAAGCCAGCTATTAAGACAATTCAGGTatgttaaaacaattttaaaacctttgtgtgttttttattttttgatggtGGTttgggttcgaatcccggaccttgcatattttatgcattctcCATATTAACTGAGTTAAACTTTCGAGGAAAATCTTTGTGTGTTTGGAGGAAGGAACTAAAATTATTTGGTTTGGATAAATAAATTTCACGAGGTATAGCTAAATATACAAATACCACCCAATAAATCCTGAGATTTCAAAAATCCCCCCATTACCTTATAAATATGaatcttaaaataatttgtacaatttttttcaaaatgtaaaaatttggctatttatgttttaaaatttcCACATTAATCACTATAATTTTACAAATTCgtatctacattttttaaaagtttggaaaatggtCACCAAATTTTCCATTCAACTTTTCGATATTTGCAATTATGGAACACTTATcattagatattttttatttttaccccAAAATTTTTGAAAGTCTTAAAAATGACCAAACCTTAAATACGCAAATACTCTatccaaagtaaaaaaaaatataaatgaaaagaaTACAATAAAgctttttatttgatttatagaAAATTTCAATTCTCTAAATTTTTCAATTagttcatccaaacacactattATGTATTGGAGCCTAACTTACATTcctgtgtttgtgttttttgtgaattttttttttgtactcaTTTTTGCAGATTTCCGATGGTGATATTATCGATTGCATTTTGACTCATAAACAACCAGCTTTTGATCATCCTTTATTGAAAGGACAAAAACCATTGgtatatttttaattcaattaacaaaactcagaaataatatttgaatcTATGTAAACtattatatttcaaatttatagGTTGGAGTTTTCTCatacatatttttatatacAGGATCCTCCAGAAAGATCAAAAGGGCATAACCAAATAAGTAATTTGAGTGACATCTTTCAATTGTGGAGTTTGTCTGGTGAATCATGTCCTGAAGGAACAATTCCAATTAGAAGAACAACAGAAGAAGACATCTCAAGAGCTGGATCTATTGATAGTTTTGGAAGAAAGGCAAACGGATTTAGAACGGACACAATTCAAAATGGACATCTGGTATGCAATCATAGAAACTtatatattttgtctctcaaatttttctttttcaattttttctcatttttttcaaCGAGAATTGTCTCTCAACTcttcactttaattttttctcattctaaatatatttttattttcttttttgtattttatattagtCTCCTTACGCATTGTACAAAAATGTATGGTctaaattttgatttcatttatttatatgctaaccaatgataacaaattgcTCCACACTGCATAGCATTCAGTTGGATTTGTGAGAGGGGATATATACTATGGAGCACAGGCTATAATAAACGTGTGGGCCCCCCATGTTGAAAGCCCAAATGAATTCAGCTTGGGTCAAATATGGATCGTCTCTGGTTCTGGGAAAGATCTCAATACCATTGAAGTTGGTTGGCAGGCATGTTACTTTCTTACTCTCATTATTCACCCTAATCAACCTCTTGTCTGTTTAGGCATTGAGACTGTCGTTTTTGTAAATATTCAAGATACTTTGCACACCTTATGCTAGAGTAAAACTCTCTCTTTGTgataatatatctcatttttgtttGTCGAAAAAAAAGGAGATTGTACAAGAGACAATTacttaattttgtattttaggCAGTAAAACTAAGATCAAGTAATTTTTATCCAGGTGAGTGCGGGTCGCTACGGGGACAATCGCCCTAGATTGTTTACCTTTTGGACTGTaagtaatttatatttgtttcaaGTGTAATATATTCTTTAACAATTATGGAAAAAATTGACAATAGTAAATAATTGCAGGCTGATGGATATGACCAAACCGGATGCTACGATTTACTATGCCCAGGCTTTGTTCAAACTAACAATAAATTTGCAATTGGAACTCCAATTTCTCCAATTTCTACATATAATGGAGGACAATATGAAATTaccttattcatctttaaggtaaTTTTCTACATATAATTTGGTAGATATCTCCATGCTCATCTTGCTTTTTATTACTTTATAGCATGGGCGGATCTAGACATTTGATATTGATGTGGCAAAACTTTCAAagcaactatatatattaacaaagtaTAACATTGATACCTTAAATGCTATAGATAAGTGGTTTGGGTGATTGTGTTTTACCTTGTTGTTACTAGTTTGATTCCCAACAACACccttttttaatacaaataattaaaaaaaaaacatcaaaatagcAACACGCCAGGAATCAAACTCAGCACATTCAATTCGTCCATCCGCACATACCACCGATCTAAGAAAGAAGTTCTGATATGTTTGTGACTTATATTATctatataataatttaagtcaagtatatgaaaaaaaaaaaaggggaatAATCTGGTGTGGCAACTGCCACACCATGTTTCAGTGTGGATCCGCCCCTGCTTTATAGCATTTCATGAAATATTAGAGTAGCAATaaaatggggtaattcaaaataaataatgagaCTACCTATTAATGTGGCTTCACGTGCTTGAGAGTGCGCTACCACCTTCGTCTGTCACCGAGTAAACTCCACCCTAGAGTTTGCAAAATGAGAGGAGAACAAAGGCCGACATGCCGTAATAACGTGACCAAATCCTGTAACATTGGTGCGTACGGAGTTGAAAGTATGAGCCGTCGTCTGCGAATCCCCCACAGAATTGACACCATCCATTCACATATCTTGCAACCATTGGAGTGCGTGAAACAAGACAAGAACCTACCCAACATCAACAACGGTCATACGTGTAAAGCACAAAGTTTTTGCTAAGACATAAGCCCCATCATCATCACGCACACGTATACCGATACCGGTTCTATTTAAAGTTTGGTTAATAGCAACATCAATTCTGCATTTGAGTCTCCAAGAATTGATTCTCTTCTAAACACGGGCCTTAATATAAGAAAATGTAGTGTTCCTATCACGCCCCACCATGGAAGTGCTCTGCAAATTGAAGTGCATGTAATGACCCCATGCTCCTCTGCATCACGAATTAAGGAAGATAACCCCTAAGCACAAATTATGAACAAATAAGGTGACAGAGCATCACTTTGCCTGAGGCCGTGCCCGGGGATAATGGTTTTGACTGCTTCATTATTCACTAAAATGGAATAATCCACATATTCAACACACATAGCCATCCATAATTCATCAAAACCCATCTTAAACATTACTGCTTTCATATAATCCCAATTCTTTGATCGTATGCCTTGCTGATGTCGAGCTTCAGTGCAACACAAACATCACCACCTCTAGTTTTTGTCTTCACTTAGTGGATTGATGGCTTCCATAGCTACCATAGTATTATCAAGAATGGagttttttattacttttatcttcttaataatgCCTTCAAAATTGAGAGAATTCGAACTCAATACTTTAACACCTCAAGTGTGTGGGGATAAGATAAATCAATTTACTCTattaaagttgaaaaaaaaactgtttttaaattgcaaaaataTCAATCgtacataaataattttaataattaatatcaaCCTAATTAGTCTCTAAATTGTTCTGAAGTAGCTAATGAGATTGAGAACATTTAATTGaaaaacattttgattttttttattccaataACCAAATTGGCTAATATCTAGAATTTCAAATaccattaattattaattttttttttttttttttttatcaaaacaaagaGTGACAATCACACTACACGATATCAAACAAACCATATTGCACAACAAGTAATTGAAACTAAAATATCGAGCTTAATGTTTATATTGTTCGATCTCGATCCAACTACCATTGATATTCTTCTTGCATGAATATTAGAGATTGTCAACGGAGGCGATCCGAATTCTTTAACATAAGGTTTACTTATCTATGTTTTTTGTGTAGGATCCAACGAATGGGAGTTGGTGGCTTGAATATGGACTTGGAAACCCTATTGGATACTGGCCATCCTCTTTGTTCACAACCTTAAAAGATAATGCAACTATCGTTCAATTTGGTGGAGAAATAGTGAATGCAAAGTCAACAGGGGCTTATACATCAACCCAAATGGGTAGTGGACATTTTGCTGAGGAGGGTTATGGAAAAGCTTCATATTTTAGAAATATGCAAGTTGTAGGTTCTAAAAACTTCTTGACTCCACTATCAAATCCAACATATACAGCAGACCAACCAAATTGTTATAATGTACAAGGAAGATTTAATGACAAATGGGGTCATCACTTTTACTATGGCGGACCTGGAAGGAACGAGAAATGTCCATAACCATAATGGAATGAATTAATAGAGAATTGGAAACATAAAGGTAaacattattttgatttttttctctcgATATTTCTTGAGTACGGTGATTCATTTTTACGGTGAAGttaaagtaattttttgtttttttattcacagGTTTTCCCTTACAACATCGACTCTTTCCAAATGTCTAAAGAGAATAGAAAATAATACGTAAAacctttggtttttttttttcttccctttctcTGTGTTTCcctaaaatttcttccattcataatttttcttttttcttataataatactTGAGGACTGATTAGTATGTTGCTTTTATCATTTAGTACAACGTCATGTTAGCAGGATATTAATTTGAGATTAAATGGAATTGGCTTTGATTATAATGACAACTGAAGtttaggacaatttttgttATACCTTGTGCCATTTTTCAGAGTAGGAAATTTTTTACCTACGGACAAGTCATAACCGTCACTAAAacaagtattattattattattattattattattattattatcattatcattatcattatcattatcattatcattatcacaAACTTCACTCACAACTTTCATTCGATTTCAAACTTCTCTCACCACTTTCTTCGATCTCATGCTCACAAACTGCAACTATCTTCAAATCGATCTCAAACCTCATAAATTTCTCTCATCACCTTCATTGATCTGAAGCTCAAAAACTACATCAATTGGTCGCGGAACTTCATATATCCTTCAAACTTTCTCTGAAACGTTCAGAATTATTCGAACTCCCTCTGATTGATTACAATCGCTGAGTTTaaaacttttctttttcatgagTTTCTCTTCTGATACATGTGTGGTAATTAGGTTTTGTATTGTTATTCTTGAAATGAATTTATGTAAGTGTGTTTTTGAACTGGATTTTGgaagaattttaaaattagGATATGTGAATGCGTTTTTGAACTGAATTTTGGGAGAATTGTGTTAACAATATAGGATAATTGGGAATTGCGATAACATTAGGATAATAGAGATAATGTGAATCTGTTTTTGAACTGGATTTTGATATGCTTTATCACTATTAGTTTATGTGAATGTGTTtttgaattggattttgatgtaaATGTGTTTATTTacttattacttttttttttttttttgctaagcaAGGAGTAAGGACAGACATCGGGAGGAAACACCGGCATaccaactaggttggcatccGGGAAACCTCCGtcctatgccgccaaactctaaaattttatttttaaaaaaaaggaaaaatatatacaagaagAAGGGgaactaggccaaaaccctcagaAGACAAACAAACAGAAAAATGCTGAAATAAACTACTACAAACTAAGAAAATCTGTAATTACGCAAACCAACTCTATCACGAAGAAATCCATATGCAAGTGACATTCCATGTGAAGGGTGGTATTATTTTCTTGTAAAATATCATGAAGGCTTCCATTTTCTATGAATTCAAACAAGACTAAACCATATTCCTATCCAATCCATTAGTATGCTTATTTgatcatgtttaattgcttacaCATTCCAAGTGCTTCAATTTCTTTGCACATCTTAAGTAGCCGCTTCTGCCCGATCCTTGTGGAATCAAACTTCTTTATAGCAAAAACCTCAAATATTCCAAAATTCATCGACGGTTTGGAGTGGGTCCCCTAGAACGGGTGCTATAAGGCGGCTTCCCATCGAGAAGTTCTTTACGCAttatttgttgttgctttttcaACAAAACCATTAATGAGGGGTCCTCAGCCGCTTTTTTATCATATTCCTTAATACGTTGTCAAAGGTCGAGATCTTGCTGAAGTCTTGTAGGAACTTGTTGGACAGGAACAACATCATGGGGGGCACTATCTAACAAGTTAACATCAGTATCCACATTTACTAAAGAGGTCGCCATTGCGGAGCCGACAATGTCTGTAGGTGGTGAAACCGTGACTTGATGGTCTGTTGTCTGCTCTGCTGCCATTTCAATTGCAGTATTAACAAGATCAGTTGATGAAGCTTCTTCAAAACTTGGTGTAATATCATTAACTGGAGAAACAATTTCTTCTTGTGCATCAAAGTTCTCaacattttcaatattttcaGCCGCGTTTCCAACATTAGAAACAGGGGGCGTTTaatcaacatatattttgaaTGTGAATCAATGCTTATTATTAacaactaaataattttttaaatatttttttcgtaACTAGCTTAATCACTTACtgtaacataaaaatataaaattctaaATAGCTAGGAATGACTTCGAAATTGCTAGGAACTTACAGCTAGAgtttaatttgaatttattgCGGCGATCACCTAACTAAATACCTAGGAAATATAAACTTTTGAAGAATATGTTTCTACGTATTAGTTGGAAAGTAGCTAGGAATTATTAACTAGGAAATTTGCCACCAATCCATGTTACGACCTTTATGACAGCTAATttacaattaaaatattttgctACGGGTTAGCTACGAATTAGCTACATTTGTTCCAAATCAAATCattgattttcttgtagtgtaaataTTGTAGTGAGATCTAACATAAGCCcaaatttatcaattaaaataaagttagaaaaatattaattacctataaaagtgacaatttttttaacaaaatcaaaaggTGCGGAAGATTGCGAACCAAGCAAACATTGTTTgctaaagagagagagaaaatataaaaaaatataaaaataaagaagaaatattctatcaaaatagaaaaagatacagggaagaaataaaagatatggtgccaaaataaaaataaaaacctaattGAAAGctctataaaatataataccTTACATtagagtaataaaaaaaaaaaaaacactgagAAATGTCAGAAAAAATCAGAGGTAAAGGAAGGTACGtaatttgtttcttcttcacAAGTTCTTTGTTTCTTAAGTTTTATACCACTCATTCTTGTTTACAAATAATAATTGTCTCtctgtttattttctttcataagAAATCAGTTTACTTTTGCTACTGGTCAATATATGAACCATAAACTTCAAACTACACATATTTCTTCTCTCCATATTACTCTTCACATTACGACTGTGTGTGGCTTGATTTTAAGTGCATGATTCActagaatttaattaattaggtGGTGCCTTTTGTATGAATCTTTCGGTTTTTATATGTTCCCCTTTTTTATGCAGGTTTGTTTTGTAATACTGTTTTCAAATTAGGGCATCTCTTGCGTTTGAGTTTGACTTTTAGCAATAAACTTTTGtgcattaaaaaaaactcaatatttatcCATCACATAGAACTTTGATTtgtcttaaaattttgattgaaaatgtGTGAAatctatttcaataaaaaaatattagcagTTATTTGACCAAATTCACTTTTGGGTTGTGGTTTGATCACTACCCATGtattaacaaattttaaaacTCTAAAATCAATGATTACCCGaaattttcttttgctttggTTATCAGAAATTCTATTAATAACTCGTGTTGATTAGTCCAAATGCACTTTTGTTTTGTATCAAATCCAAAATCGATGTTTACTGCAAACCCTTATTTAGTTTGATCATCataagatttattaaaaaatagtagTAATTTTTTGGTCAACTATTGGATAAAATAGGGGgaaaaactcaaactcaaaatattgtttaaaatactgtattttttgtttttgcattcAAGTGTTTTCCCATGTTTTctcttatttaaataaatttgttgacCACTTTATTATTTGCAAGCAAACCCTAAGAATTTAGGTTGTGACAATGGTCATTCTACTGTTTTCAAGCAAACCAAACTTTAAGAATAAGCAAATTTGTTCTGGTAATGCAGGAAGACAACATAAATGTGGGCAAGCACACACAAAACCAACATGGATTTTAGCTTCCCAATTATCACCCTCTTTGtacattttcttctcttttttgcCTTGGCTTGTCCTGTTTATTCTTTAGAAATAAGTAGCCACCAATTAGCGAATCAACCTTTTCCATCAGTGCAAGAAATCCCCAAGTTGAAGAAGACGTTAACAAATCGTCTTCGGTCCATCAACAAGCATGTTGTTAAGACAATTCAGGTATGTTAAAATAAACCTTGAAGTTTCCTTAAATCTGACtataattgatatatatatatatatatatatatatatatatatatatatatatatatatatatatatatatatatatatatatatatatatatatatatatatatatatatatatatatatatatatatgaaaatgaaataatttaattttagagGATAATTCAATTTCTTCGTTATACATTAtcttatttaaataataaatttgaagaaCTTTATTGAAGCTAAACTTAGGGTACTTTAAATATATACTGcccattatatttttgttcaacTTAATTTCCTCATTACCTTAGAAATTATGAATCTTAAAAGGGTCCctactctttttttctttcaaacttcaaaaaatttcccGAATGTTCACAATGTGCACTTATAATTCATCCCTATATTTTATAAGAGTTTGTAAATTGGTCCCTCAACttttccaaaaattaattattttaaatttactaatattttaatatattttatccaTACATGCAATTATTGAAGCTAACTGAAATGCTTGTGTTTGcgttaatataatttgtgttCATTTTTGCAGAGTTCTCATGATGATATCATAGATTGTGTTATGTCTCATAAACAACCAGCTTTTGATCATCCTCTATTGAAAGGACAAAAACCATTGGTATTTTTGGTTAATTGGATTGaggaaaattcaaaattttatttgaagttAATTAAGCTATTATATTACAACTttataattgataattttttatgcatatttatatatagattCCTCCGGTAAGACCAAGAGGCAATAACCAAAAGGATATTTTGAGTGACAACTTTCAATTGTGGAACTTACCTGATGAATCATGTCCGATTGGAACAATCCCAAttagaagaacaaaaaaagaagatatcTTAAGAGCTAAATCTCTTAATATGTTTGGAAGAAAATCAAATCGATTTAGAAGGGACGCTGCTGAAATTGGACATGTGGTATGCAATCacagaatttttattttatttttaagaattcaGTCATAGaaacttaaatattttgaatctaagtttttttttccttttctattttactggttattttcttcttatggtagagtaaaaaataaactaacaaCTTACATTGGTTCTACTTATTCTTCTCACTGCACAGCATTCAATTGGGTCTGTGACTGGAGATAGATACCATGGAGCACAGGCTACCATAAATGTGTGGGCCCCCCATGTTGAAAACCTAGATGAATTAAGCTTGGCACAAATGTGGATCGTCTCTGGTACATTTGGAAAAGACATGAACACCATTGAAGCTGGTTGGCAGGCATGTTAACTACGAttcgatttgatttttttgttgttaatttaattctatATATTATGAGTATAAAGTTTATATTTCAGTAACCATGTTATCGAGTTCAAGTGGTTATTGATTTTAAGTTATGGATGAATCGATCATGAGTATGAGTACATTGCATTCACTTAATTTATATCCAAGACGAATCGAATCAATAACTATATATAAGTACAAAGTTTTAGCCAATAAAGCTAAAATCAGGTAATTTATATGCAGGTGAACCGGGGCCTCTACGGGGACAATCTCCCCAGATTGTTCATCTATTGGACAGTAagtaatttatattaatttcaagTGTAACATACAAATTGATAAAACTTTATCgatttttatttgacaaaagtTAATAATTTCAGGCTGATGGATATAATCAAACTGGATGCTACGATTTACTATGCCCAGGCTTTGttcaaactaacaaaaaaattgcaattggAAGTGCAATTTCTCCAACTTCTACATATAATGGAGGGCAATATGAAATTACCTtattcatctataaggtaattTTCTACTCAGATTACCAAATAGACCTTACAATAGATCATgaataatttgaaattgaatagaTTATGGGAAGGAAcaaatttttcataattaagtGGCACTTACGGTCATCTCACAACTGTTTCCAGATGAGGAGATAATTGTTTTGTTAGACTTTCTGATTTCGATCCAACTATTATCGATATGCTAACTGCATGAATGTTTATGATTGGCAACTATAGGCAATCCAAATTCCTTAACTTTGTCACAAAACAAAAGATGTCATTTAAGGTTTACTTATCTTTGTATTTTGTGTAGGATCCAAGGAATGGGAATTGGTGGCTTGAATATGGACTTGGAAACCCTATTGGATACTGGCCATCCTCTTTGTTCACAAACTTAAAAGATAATGCAACTAATGTTCAATTTGGTGGAGAAATAGTGAATACAAAGTCAACAGGGGCTTATACATCAACCCAAATGGGTAGTGGACATTTTGCTGAAGAGGGTTATGGAAAAGCTTCATATTTTAGAAATATGCAAGTTGTGGGTTCTGATGATATCTTGATGCCACTGACAAATCTGCAGTTTACAGTAGAGCAACCAAATTGTTATAATATACAAGGAAGAGTTGATGAAAAATGGGGAAATCACTTTTACTATGGTGGACCTGGAAGGAATATGAAATGTCCCTAATTGAGAATtggaaatattattataaaggtaaacatttattttgaatttttttttcatcatatttctgatttttttttttttttgaataaattaagcaaaatatattaaagaaacaaCCAGCCCCTCAAGCACAAGGTATGCCTAAGAAAGCTGAAAAATGTTAATTACAAAAGAGACAGGCGATGGACAGCCAAATAAACAGAAACAGAGACAGAAACAGACATTACAACATAGCCTGAATACAAAGTAAAGGATTGTTCCTCCAAAATGGGTAGTCAAAATCGAACATAATGTAATTCGTTTTCAGCCACCAAAACGTTTGAAGTTTAATCctttctgatttatttttattgtgaaattaaagttcttatttcttcattttttttattcacaggTTTTCTATTACAACCCAACTCTTTGCAAATGTCTAAAGGGAGAAtagaagaaaatcaaaatatacaacctttattttttttccctttctcttcTTTCCCAACAATTTTTCTCTTTGCTTATAATGCTACTTGAGGATTGATCCGTATGTCGCAATTGTATTAGATAGTTTTTACGTTTGTCATTTTGTACATCGTCGTGTTGAATGGCGATTAATTTGAAATTATGTGGAGTTGGCTCATTATAATCACATTTGATGTTTCTAAtcttgtttgatttttattaccttggtaattattttttatcaagatTTTCCTATATTTTTGCTATACCTTCAGGAATTCATGCATTTGGCAAAAATTAATATGATGTAAAACAACTACTAA from Medicago truncatula cultivar Jemalong A17 chromosome 8, MtrunA17r5.0-ANR, whole genome shotgun sequence includes the following:
- the LOC25501462 gene encoding uncharacterized protein, with product MDFSSSIISLLLHFLLISSLVCPINSSETIQQINKPAIKTIQISDGDIIDCILTHKQPAFDHPLLKGQKPLDPPERSKGHNQISNLSDIFQLWSLSGESCPEGTIPIRRTTEEDISRAGSIDSFGRKANGFRTDTIQNGHLHSVGFVRGDIYYGAQAIINVWAPHVESPNEFSLGQIWIVSGSGKDLNTIEVGWQVSAGRYGDNRPRLFTFWTADGYDQTGCYDLLCPGFVQTNNKFAIGTPISPISTYNGGQYEITLFIFKDPTNGSWWLEYGLGNPIGYWPSSLFTTLKDNATIVQFGGEIVNAKSTGAYTSTQMGSGHFAEEGYGKASYFRNMQVVGSKNFLTPLSNPTYTADQPNCYNVQGRFNDKWGHHFYYGGPGRNEKCP
- the LOC25501463 gene encoding uncharacterized protein — encoded protein: MDFSFPIITLFVHFLLFFALACPVYSLEISSHQLANQPFPSVQEIPKLKKTLTNRLRSINKHVVKTIQSSHDDIIDCVMSHKQPAFDHPLLKGQKPLIPPVRPRGNNQKDILSDNFQLWNLPDESCPIGTIPIRRTKKEDILRAKSLNMFGRKSNRFRRDAAEIGHVHSIGSVTGDRYHGAQATINVWAPHVENLDELSLAQMWIVSGTFGKDMNTIEAGWQVNRGLYGDNLPRLFIYWTADGYNQTGCYDLLCPGFVQTNKKIAIGSAISPTSTYNGGQYEITLFIYKDPRNGNWWLEYGLGNPIGYWPSSLFTNLKDNATNVQFGGEIVNTKSTGAYTSTQMGSGHFAEEGYGKASYFRNMQVVGSDDILMPLTNLQFTVEQPNCYNIQGRVDEKWGNHFYYGGPGRNMKCP